The Deinococcus detaillensis sequence CACGTCGTCTATGAGGAATATGATAAGTGTATGCATGGCAACTTACAACGGGGAAAGACATATCGCTGAACAGCTTTCAAGTATCATCTCTCAAATCAGTGAGTACGATGAAATTGTGATTGTCGATGATTGTAGCAGTGATTTTACGCTGGAGATAGTGAGAGGATTCGATGATCCCAGAATACGGATATTTAGGAATTCAAAAAATTTGGGGGTCATCAGAACGTTTGAAAAAGCCATAGAGGAGTCGATCGGCGATCTGATATTCCTTAGTGATCAGGACGACGTTTGGATGCCTTGCAAAGTTCAAACATCATTAGAAATCTTCGACGGGCAACACGCTGATCTGATTTTAGCTGACGCATATATATTAGTCGATGGATCAGTACAACTGGACACTTTCTTTGAGTTTAGGAGATCATCTCTGGGATTTACCAGAAATTTCTTCAAAAACTCATTTGTAGGATGTTGCATGTCTTTCAGATCATCTATGAAAGATTATTTCCTTCCTTTCCCTGATATTATCTCCATGCACGATTTTTGGATAGGAGAAATCATCTCAGTTTTTGGAAGTGTTGTCAAAACAGATGAACGAATGATTTTATATCGTAGGCACGAGAATAACGTTACCGATATGTCGAGGTCATCTATTCCAAAAATCGTGGTGATGAGATTTAAGAATTTCTACGCGCTTTTTATAAGAATAGTAGGTATTAAATTCTTATGATTAATATCAAATTCTTCTTCAATCCATGGTTTCCGCTTTTTCTAAATTTTATACTGGGATTAATTGCTATATTTATTCCCAATTACTTTTATCTTTCAAGAATAAACGAGAAATCCATGATTACATTCAACCCACTAGTTTTTATGTGGATAACCGTATGTTGTGTGTTTTATGCAATTGGAGTCACAGTTTTCGATAAACTGGTTCCAACTGTTCGAGATAGTCGGCTACTAACGACTAAGAAACAGAGTCAAAAAGCAATCTACAGGATTATATTCTTGGTTCTGCTGGCTTCAGTTTTAAATCTTCTTGGCTTGATACAGCTCTACAAGATATTTGGCTTGTCAGGGCTTATTGATACAATTTTAGGTAGAGGGAGCACAGATCTTAGATTAACAGTATATTACGCCCTTAAAACAGTCAATACGGGCTGGGCTATAGCGTTCACGGTGCCCGTAATCTGTGTGGCTTACGTTTCATTAGTATTGACTAAAAATAGATTGTTGGGCTACATATTCTATCTGTTGCTGACTCTTCACTTTTTACTCATCGCTATGACTCAGACAAAAGGACCTGTACTTATAATTATATTCGCTCTAGTAGTGTGTGCATGGATGATGAAATATCCCAAAATGTTTTTAAGAAAAAGAGATCTTTTTTATATCCTGGTCGTATTGTTCCTTTCAGTAACCATCTTTTTGGTTTTACAGTCGAGGAGAAATGGGTTCGTTTTGTCCTACGAAGGATTTATAAACGAAATTGCTTCCTATACTGTAGTCTCTTTTAACAGACTTGCATATCTACTTTCTCATAAACTCACTATTCCCAATATGTTTGAAGGTTTCTGGACGAACAGATGGTTCTGGGGCTTACCTGGAGAACAATATACTGACCAAGTCTTGCACAATCTTCAATTTGATATTCCTACTGATGCCTTTAATGCTTGGCTTGACACTTTTAAGTCAGTTGCTCGCTCAGGACTGAACAGGGACTATATCTGGGTTACCACTTACGGCGAGGCTTTTGCTGACTATAGTTGGTTTGGCTGCCTATGGTTCTTACTTTATGGATTCTTTGCAAAATTTGCCTACCATGATATATTACTGGGAAATCTAAGGGCTTATGCACTCTACCCTTTTGTAATACAATGTAATTTTCAATGGTTTGCCGGTGCTAATATAGGTACAAGGGCGACCTTATTTTGCATCCTCATAAGTCTATTCCTAGGTATGAGAAGAGTAGTTTTTTCTACCAATAAGATGGAAGACGAGGGAAATTATGTCTAAACAAACAAAGGAAGACTACTTTAGATCCGTAACTATAGTACCGTACCTCGATTCGCCAGATGAAATGGACTTTTTGATTAGTCAACATAGCAATGCTTCACAACCAATAATTATATTGGACTCCGATTCTTCTATCGAGCCATCATGCAAGAATCTGGCTCTTCAATATGTCGTTATTGAGAAGAGACATTTTAATCATGGCAGCACTCGCAATCTCGGGGCAAAGCTGGCTCGCGAGCAAGATGCAGCGATTCTGGTATTCATGACACAGGATGCCCTGCCCACTGATACGCGTTGGCTTGAGGAACTCACCGCCCCTATTGCTTCTGGTGAGGCCGTCGCCACTTTTGCCCGGCAGTTGCCCAGGCCGGGTGCCTCGCTCCTTGAACAGTTCTCGCGTTATTTCAATTACCCAGATACCAGTCGCTCACGCAGACAATCTGATATCAAGCAACTGGGTGTTAAGGCATTCTTTTTCTCAAATGTCTGCTCAGCTGTGCGGGCCGATGTGTTCTGGGAGGTCGGCGGTTTTCCCGAAGATGTTATTATGAATGAAGATAT is a genomic window containing:
- a CDS encoding glycosyltransferase; amino-acid sequence: MTVKDTSSMRNMISVCMATYNGERHIAEQLSSIISQISEYDEIVIVDDCSSDFTLEIVRGFDDPRIRIFRNSKNLGVIRTFEKAIEESIGDLIFLSDQDDVWMPCKVQTSLEIFDGQHADLILADAYILVDGSVQLDTFFEFRRSSLGFTRNFFKNSFVGCCMSFRSSMKDYFLPFPDIISMHDFWIGEIISVFGSVVKTDERMILYRRHENNVTDMSRSSIPKIVVMRFKNFYALFIRIVGIKFL
- a CDS encoding oligosaccharide repeat unit polymerase; its protein translation is MINIKFFFNPWFPLFLNFILGLIAIFIPNYFYLSRINEKSMITFNPLVFMWITVCCVFYAIGVTVFDKLVPTVRDSRLLTTKKQSQKAIYRIIFLVLLASVLNLLGLIQLYKIFGLSGLIDTILGRGSTDLRLTVYYALKTVNTGWAIAFTVPVICVAYVSLVLTKNRLLGYIFYLLLTLHFLLIAMTQTKGPVLIIIFALVVCAWMMKYPKMFLRKRDLFYILVVLFLSVTIFLVLQSRRNGFVLSYEGFINEIASYTVVSFNRLAYLLSHKLTIPNMFEGFWTNRWFWGLPGEQYTDQVLHNLQFDIPTDAFNAWLDTFKSVARSGLNRDYIWVTTYGEAFADYSWFGCLWFLLYGFFAKFAYHDILLGNLRAYALYPFVIQCNFQWFAGANIGTRATLFCILISLFLGMRRVVFSTNKMEDEGNYV
- a CDS encoding glycosyltransferase family 2 protein; the encoded protein is MSKQTKEDYFRSVTIVPYLDSPDEMDFLISQHSNASQPIIILDSDSSIEPSCKNLALQYVVIEKRHFNHGSTRNLGAKLAREQDAAILVFMTQDALPTDTRWLEELTAPIASGEAVATFARQLPRPGASLLEQFSRYFNYPDTSRSRRQSDIKQLGVKAFFFSNVCSAVRADVFWEVGGFPEDVIMNEDMMMAAQLLLAGYTIKYVAESEVIHSHDYTLKQQFRRNFDVGAFFADAGPLLAGARVSGEGLRFVREQMRYVVRHGRADLLPLVVLEAAAKFTAFQLGKRHTLLPLGIKKKLSMHSYHWDQYKETL